One part of the Nostoc sp. PCC 7120 = FACHB-418 genome encodes these proteins:
- a CDS encoding translocation/assembly module TamB domain-containing protein has protein sequence MTRSPNHRRLSLILARRASLVLGVMALGGIATGAWWARNYIYNDLAPLVETNLEQLLGRSIKLGQVEGFTLSSLRFSSLSIPATPTDPDTVTAQAVDVQFSPWQILVTRTLVLDVTLVKPNVYIQQEQDGRWVMAEVKTGEGSGAIQTQLQTLNIVDGNIELLSASAPTKPQGSVVLTQVGGVARFSPDNERIGYQINGQLTRGGTVQISGETQPKTQLTNVQVVAQSLLASDVSRLVQLPIVFQSGRIDADLAAQIPANQSEISITGTATANQVTAKVQNLPQPFSKANGRLIFQGQTIALENLRTNFGQVPLFANGTVNTQTGFNLAAQVKSVSVKQLLDTLKVNSPIPAAGEVTADIKVQGALEQPILSGTASSIKPIQVDRVLFTGVKTNFRLSVSETATQIAVPNLILIPAAGGQITGSGQGQLGGNVNFDIQADGISGDILSRSYGITPPIQVGNISARAKITGSLGQQPLALNISSVQVQPPAGGQIVGSGQVQLAPQGNVSLNIQAQNLPGDELTKTNAAVKVGNVSANARVSGTLGNLRAVTQVQAPTATYPTTGEIVVAQQGNNLLLPSAVLNVAGGTIRATGRVAQQRWQAVANVSQIQLDRFEQIPTQFQGVLSNAVFNLSGSTASFQPSTIQATGRANLNVAGGTVNLRNVNLNAGRWQAVANVSQIQLDRFEQIPPQFQGVLSNAVFNLSGSTASFQPSTIQANGQANLKVAGGAVNLRNVSLNDGRWQAVANADQIQLNRFSPQLQGRLSSNIQLAGTTASFQLADIRAAGQINASQGLAQLAQPITAQFQWNGKQIIVQRATTPGLTASGAIAVQLPQTGTPQIAGLNLNVRAQNFDLSKTGFQTPGDVAIAGLLDFNGQVTGTLNTPAARGNIRLRNFNVGSLAFDPVLTGNVNFQGGQGASLRLAGTQDKIALNLDANYRPSSFLVQRAGAVTTGRTEGDNLIINAQQFPIALVSGFLPNNQFRPLGGELSGNLVVNLNTYAVAGDVAIANPRIARASADEFRGNINYADGTASLANGLLRLGDSNIAVSGSLQAGNDPSFQLQANLNQTRVENLLQAFSIFDFGDFGGGLESPTLAGAEALNTTPVRLPNADLQTQLEYFAKIQASIRQQQQADRQQTPALPSLSELTGALSGAITASGSLRTGLNVGFDFQGADWRWGDYSINEVVANGNFADGVVTLSPLRIGINQGLVAFAGQLGTEELSGQLRVDSLPLSLFDPFITRYPIDITGQVNAIANLAGSLQQPRVTGEVALANATFNQQPIQTGQLNFDYNNARVNFDSTLLLTGTQPIAIAGSIPAELPFVAEPPDNNHISVNASVNNEGLALLNVLTNNQVTWVDGQGQVNLNIQGTFEQPIINGNATITNATIGAQALANPLTNVTGTLQFNGDTLNVQGIQATYNQGLVSASGNLPIFATGETVTNPLTVAIQNQLNFQVAGLYTGDVSGNAVIRGTALRPRIGGEITLSNGQVTIGNTTANSKQTTTTETNTRATTIELNSNIPEATVTQQPPTRPNLPVEFADLRLNLGDDVRVTSQSLLGFLPGGEVFSQPILSFDAEGDLIINGTLASPLPEGVIRLTGGRISLFTTEFTLARGYEQTARFTPNQGLDPILDVRLVAIVPEASTRSDRILESPFSAEISDVSANNFGTLRTVRVQARATGPASELTNNLELTSEPRRSRGEIISLLGGSILSDFAQGDATQGLTNFASSTILGGLQGTITAIGQAIGFSEFRIFPTPTTNQESRRASVLDLSAEGVFNLNPNLSVSLSRAFSTTEPLRYNLLYRLSDEILVRGSTNLGNESQFLFEYETRF, from the coding sequence ATGACGCGCTCTCCAAATCACCGCCGTTTATCTCTAATTCTTGCCAGACGAGCCAGTCTGGTATTAGGAGTCATGGCGCTAGGAGGAATCGCTACTGGTGCTTGGTGGGCGAGAAATTACATATATAACGATTTAGCACCTTTAGTTGAGACAAATTTAGAGCAATTGCTCGGACGTTCTATAAAATTAGGGCAAGTCGAAGGTTTTACCCTCTCCAGCCTCAGATTTAGCTCTCTATCAATACCAGCAACCCCTACCGATCCTGATACAGTAACAGCACAAGCTGTAGATGTGCAGTTTTCCCCGTGGCAAATTCTTGTCACTCGGACGCTAGTATTAGATGTCACCTTAGTTAAACCAAATGTCTATATTCAACAGGAGCAAGATGGTCGTTGGGTGATGGCTGAAGTAAAGACAGGTGAAGGAAGTGGAGCAATCCAGACTCAGTTGCAAACCCTAAATATTGTTGATGGAAATATTGAATTATTATCAGCCTCCGCACCAACTAAACCGCAAGGCTCGGTTGTACTAACGCAGGTCGGTGGTGTTGCCCGATTTTCGCCTGATAACGAGAGAATAGGTTATCAAATTAATGGTCAACTCACCAGGGGAGGAACAGTTCAAATCTCCGGTGAAACGCAACCAAAAACACAACTTACTAATGTTCAGGTTGTAGCGCAAAGCTTACTAGCATCAGATGTCAGTCGTTTAGTTCAGTTGCCAATTGTCTTTCAATCTGGGCGGATTGACGCGGACTTAGCAGCCCAGATTCCCGCCAATCAATCAGAAATATCGATTACGGGAACGGCCACCGCCAATCAAGTTACAGCTAAAGTTCAAAATCTTCCGCAACCTTTTTCTAAAGCCAATGGCAGATTAATATTTCAAGGACAGACTATTGCTTTAGAGAATTTGAGGACAAACTTTGGTCAAGTTCCCTTGTTCGCAAATGGCACAGTTAATACTCAAACAGGTTTTAATCTGGCGGCTCAAGTAAAGTCGGTTAGTGTCAAACAACTCTTAGACACCCTCAAGGTAAATTCCCCAATCCCCGCAGCAGGGGAAGTAACAGCAGATATTAAAGTCCAAGGTGCATTAGAGCAACCTATTCTGAGTGGTACAGCCAGCAGTATCAAACCGATTCAAGTTGACCGCGTTCTATTTACAGGCGTAAAAACTAATTTCCGCTTGAGTGTATCTGAAACTGCAACTCAAATTGCTGTACCTAATTTAATATTAATTCCCGCCGCAGGTGGTCAAATTACAGGAAGTGGTCAAGGTCAACTGGGCGGCAATGTAAATTTTGATATTCAGGCTGATGGTATTTCAGGGGATATACTGTCACGTAGTTATGGCATAACTCCACCTATTCAGGTGGGAAATATCTCCGCTAGGGCAAAAATCACTGGTTCTTTGGGACAACAGCCTTTAGCACTGAATATTTCTAGTGTTCAAGTACAACCACCAGCCGGGGGGCAAATTGTCGGGAGTGGTCAAGTCCAACTTGCGCCCCAAGGTAACGTTTCGTTGAATATTCAAGCCCAAAATTTACCGGGGGATGAACTGACGAAGACAAACGCAGCCGTCAAAGTTGGTAATGTATCGGCAAATGCTAGAGTTTCTGGCACTCTGGGCAATTTGCGGGCGGTGACACAAGTGCAAGCACCAACGGCTACCTATCCCACTACAGGAGAAATTGTTGTTGCTCAACAAGGAAATAATCTGCTTTTACCCAGTGCTGTTTTGAATGTGGCAGGCGGTACAATTAGGGCTACAGGTCGGGTTGCTCAACAACGCTGGCAAGCGGTGGCGAATGTTTCCCAAATTCAACTCGACCGATTTGAGCAGATACCAACCCAGTTTCAGGGAGTGTTAAGCAATGCGGTATTTAATTTGTCAGGTAGCACGGCTTCTTTCCAACCCTCAACCATCCAAGCTACAGGACGAGCAAACCTAAATGTGGCAGGTGGTACAGTCAACCTGAGGAATGTCAACCTCAATGCTGGGCGTTGGCAAGCGGTGGCGAATGTTTCCCAAATTCAACTCGACCGATTTGAGCAGATACCGCCCCAGTTTCAGGGAGTGTTAAGCAATGCGGTATTTAATTTGTCAGGTAGCACGGCTTCTTTCCAACCCTCAACTATCCAAGCTAACGGTCAAGCAAATTTGAAGGTGGCTGGGGGTGCAGTTAACCTGAGGAATGTCAGTTTAAATGATGGTCGCTGGCAAGCCGTGGCTAATGCTGACCAAATTCAACTCAACCGCTTTTCTCCCCAACTGCAAGGACGACTCAGCAGTAACATTCAATTGGCAGGGACGACAGCATCTTTCCAACTAGCAGATATTCGCGCCGCAGGACAAATCAACGCTTCTCAAGGGTTGGCACAGTTAGCGCAACCAATTACCGCCCAATTTCAATGGAATGGCAAGCAGATTATAGTACAACGTGCCACAACTCCGGGATTAACTGCGAGTGGTGCGATCGCTGTACAATTACCTCAAACGGGTACACCCCAAATCGCAGGCTTGAATTTGAATGTCCGCGCGCAGAATTTTGACCTCAGTAAAACTGGTTTTCAAACCCCTGGAGATGTAGCAATAGCTGGGTTACTGGATTTTAATGGACAAGTGACCGGCACTCTCAATACTCCTGCGGCTAGGGGCAATATCCGGCTACGCAATTTCAATGTGGGTAGTTTGGCATTTGACCCGGTTTTAACTGGTAATGTGAATTTTCAAGGAGGACAAGGGGCGAGTTTGCGACTCGCCGGGACGCAAGACAAGATAGCCCTAAACCTGGATGCCAATTATCGCCCCAGTTCGTTTTTAGTCCAACGTGCTGGCGCTGTCACGACAGGTAGAACCGAGGGAGATAACTTAATCATCAACGCTCAACAGTTCCCCATCGCTCTGGTGAGTGGTTTTCTACCTAATAATCAATTCAGACCTTTGGGCGGAGAGTTATCGGGGAATTTAGTTGTTAATTTAAATACTTATGCCGTAGCTGGAGATGTGGCAATTGCTAATCCCCGGATTGCCAGAGCCTCAGCCGACGAATTTCGCGGTAATATTAACTACGCTGATGGTACTGCTAGTTTAGCTAACGGGTTATTAAGGTTAGGTGATAGTAACATCGCTGTTAGTGGCAGTTTGCAAGCAGGCAATGACCCCAGCTTTCAACTACAAGCTAACTTAAATCAAACGAGAGTTGAAAATCTATTACAAGCGTTTAGTATATTTGATTTTGGAGATTTTGGTGGGGGTTTAGAATCACCGACTTTAGCGGGTGCGGAAGCACTCAACACTACGCCTGTGCGTTTACCTAATGCAGATTTGCAAACCCAGTTAGAATATTTCGCCAAAATTCAAGCATCCATCAGACAACAACAACAAGCAGATAGACAACAAACACCAGCTTTACCTAGCCTATCAGAATTAACGGGTGCTTTAAGTGGGGCAATTACAGCCAGTGGTTCGTTGCGGACTGGGTTAAATGTCGGCTTTGATTTTCAAGGCGCTGATTGGCGATGGGGTGATTACTCAATTAATGAAGTCGTCGCTAATGGTAATTTTGCTGATGGTGTTGTCACCCTCTCACCATTACGTATAGGCATAAATCAGGGATTGGTGGCTTTTGCAGGACAGTTAGGAACTGAGGAGTTATCGGGACAGTTGAGGGTAGACAGTCTACCTCTATCACTCTTCGATCCGTTTATCACCCGATATCCTATAGATATTACAGGACAAGTAAATGCGATCGCTAATTTAGCCGGTAGTTTACAACAACCCAGGGTGACTGGGGAAGTAGCCTTAGCTAACGCAACTTTTAACCAGCAACCTATACAAACAGGGCAACTAAATTTTGACTATAACAATGCTCGTGTGAATTTTGACAGTACTTTACTGTTAACAGGAACCCAACCCATTGCAATTGCAGGTAGCATACCAGCCGAGTTACCTTTCGTTGCCGAGCCACCAGATAATAATCACATTAGTGTTAACGCCAGCGTGAACAATGAAGGCTTGGCGCTGTTAAATGTCTTGACTAATAATCAAGTCACTTGGGTAGATGGTCAAGGACAGGTAAATCTCAACATTCAAGGGACTTTCGAGCAGCCAATAATTAATGGTAATGCCACAATCACCAATGCAACGATTGGCGCTCAAGCTTTAGCCAATCCCCTCACCAACGTTACAGGCACATTACAGTTTAATGGCGATACGTTGAATGTCCAGGGGATTCAAGCCACGTATAATCAAGGTTTAGTTTCTGCATCGGGAAACCTACCAATTTTTGCAACTGGAGAAACTGTAACTAATCCCCTAACAGTAGCAATCCAAAATCAACTCAATTTCCAGGTTGCAGGCTTATATACAGGAGATGTCAGTGGTAATGCTGTGATTAGGGGAACAGCACTCAGACCTAGAATTGGTGGTGAGATTACACTTAGCAATGGTCAAGTGACTATTGGCAACACTACAGCTAACTCAAAACAAACAACGACAACAGAAACTAACACTCGTGCCACAACTATAGAATTAAATAGCAATATTCCCGAAGCAACAGTCACACAGCAACCACCAACTCGACCGAATTTGCCCGTAGAGTTTGCAGATTTGCGGTTGAATCTGGGTGATGATGTGCGTGTCACCAGTCAGTCTCTACTAGGTTTTTTACCAGGGGGAGAGGTTTTTAGTCAGCCGATACTTAGTTTCGATGCCGAAGGCGATTTAATAATCAATGGTACCTTAGCAAGTCCTCTCCCTGAAGGAGTCATCCGTTTAACGGGGGGAAGAATCAGCCTGTTTACAACCGAGTTTACCTTGGCGCGGGGCTATGAACAAACCGCACGATTTACCCCAAATCAAGGACTAGACCCTATTTTAGACGTGCGACTGGTAGCAATTGTACCAGAAGCATCGACTAGGAGCGATCGCATCTTAGAATCACCTTTCTCTGCGGAAATCAGTGATGTTTCTGCTAACAACTTCGGAACTTTACGCACCGTTCGCGTACAAGCAAGGGCGACAGGTCCAGCCAGTGAATTAACAAATAATCTGGAACTAACAAGCGAACCACGCCGTAGCCGAGGCGAAATTATTAGTCTGCTGGGTGGCTCGATTTTGAGTG